A genomic segment from Lycium ferocissimum isolate CSIRO_LF1 unplaced genomic scaffold, AGI_CSIRO_Lferr_CH_V1 ctg2313, whole genome shotgun sequence encodes:
- the LOC132043341 gene encoding nuclear transcription factor Y subunit C-9-like isoform X3: MDQQGNGQPPVGLPASSAQMAQHQIAYQHIHQQQQQQLQQQLQNFWANQYQEIEHVNDFKNHSLPLARIKKIMKADEDVRMISAEAPVVFARACEMFILELTLRAWNHTEENKRRTLQKNDIAAAITRTDIFDFLVDIVPREDLKDEVLASIPRGNLPVGGPAEGLPYNYYMPMQSAPQIGASGMYMGKPADQALYGQPPRPYMAQPIWPQQQQQQPPSDS, encoded by the exons ATGGATCAGCAAGGAAACGGACAACCTCCAG TTGGTCTTCCTGCATCTTCAGCTCAGATGGCACAACATCAGATTGCTTATCAGCACATCCACCAACAGCAGCAGCAACAATTGCAGCAACAACTACAAAATTTCTGGGCAAATCAATACCAAGAAATTGAGCACGTTAATGATTTCAAGAATCACAGCCTGCCATTGGCAaggatcaagaaaatcatgaaggcAGATGAAGATGTTAGAATGATATCTGCGGAAGCACCAGTTGTATTTGCTCGGGCTTGTGAGATGTTTATCCTTGAGTTGACACTCCGTGCATGGAACCACACTGAGGAGAACAAAAGGAGGACACTCCAGAAAAATGACATTGCAGCAGCTATAACAAGGACAGACATATTTGATTTCTTGGTTGACATTGTTCCAAGAGAGGACTTGAAAGATGAAGTGCTTGCATCAATTCCTAGAGGGAACCTACCTGTTGGAGGCCCTGCCGAGGGTCTCCCATACAATTATTATATGCCTATGCAATCTGCTCCTCAGATTGGAGCTTCAGGGATGTATATGGGGAAGCCTGCTGATCAAGCTCTTTATGGACAGCCTCCCCGTCCTTACATGGCTCAGCCAATCTGGCCCCAGCAACAGCAACAGCAACCACCATCAGACTCTTAA
- the LOC132043341 gene encoding nuclear transcription factor Y subunit C-9-like isoform X1 — MDQQGNGQPPGIGVVTTSTPMLYGAPYHSTNQMAGPPSPPVSAGAQTVGLPASSAQMAQHQIAYQHIHQQQQQQLQQQLQNFWANQYQEIEHVNDFKNHSLPLARIKKIMKADEDVRMISAEAPVVFARACEMFILELTLRAWNHTEENKRRTLQKNDIAAAITRTDIFDFLVDIVPREDLKDEVLASIPRGNLPVGGPAEGLPYNYYMPMQSAPQIGASGMYMGKPADQALYGQPPRPYMAQPIWPQQQQQQPPSDS; from the coding sequence ATGGATCAGCAAGGAAACGGACAACCTCCAGGTATTGGAGTCGTTACTACATCTACTCCAATGCTATATGGTGCTCCATACCATTCTACTAACCAAATGGCAGGGCCGCCCTCTCCTCCCGTGTCAGCTGGTGCACAAACAGTTGGTCTTCCTGCATCTTCAGCTCAGATGGCACAACATCAGATTGCTTATCAGCACATCCACCAACAGCAGCAGCAACAATTGCAGCAACAACTACAAAATTTCTGGGCAAATCAATACCAAGAAATTGAGCACGTTAATGATTTCAAGAATCACAGCCTGCCATTGGCAaggatcaagaaaatcatgaaggcAGATGAAGATGTTAGAATGATATCTGCGGAAGCACCAGTTGTATTTGCTCGGGCTTGTGAGATGTTTATCCTTGAGTTGACACTCCGTGCATGGAACCACACTGAGGAGAACAAAAGGAGGACACTCCAGAAAAATGACATTGCAGCAGCTATAACAAGGACAGACATATTTGATTTCTTGGTTGACATTGTTCCAAGAGAGGACTTGAAAGATGAAGTGCTTGCATCAATTCCTAGAGGGAACCTACCTGTTGGAGGCCCTGCCGAGGGTCTCCCATACAATTATTATATGCCTATGCAATCTGCTCCTCAGATTGGAGCTTCAGGGATGTATATGGGGAAGCCTGCTGATCAAGCTCTTTATGGACAGCCTCCCCGTCCTTACATGGCTCAGCCAATCTGGCCCCAGCAACAGCAACAGCAACCACCATCAGACTCTTAA
- the LOC132043341 gene encoding nuclear transcription factor Y subunit C-9-like isoform X2 — protein MDQQGNGQPPAGAQTVGLPASSAQMAQHQIAYQHIHQQQQQQLQQQLQNFWANQYQEIEHVNDFKNHSLPLARIKKIMKADEDVRMISAEAPVVFARACEMFILELTLRAWNHTEENKRRTLQKNDIAAAITRTDIFDFLVDIVPREDLKDEVLASIPRGNLPVGGPAEGLPYNYYMPMQSAPQIGASGMYMGKPADQALYGQPPRPYMAQPIWPQQQQQQPPSDS, from the exons ATGGATCAGCAAGGAAACGGACAACCTCCAG CTGGTGCACAAACAGTTGGTCTTCCTGCATCTTCAGCTCAGATGGCACAACATCAGATTGCTTATCAGCACATCCACCAACAGCAGCAGCAACAATTGCAGCAACAACTACAAAATTTCTGGGCAAATCAATACCAAGAAATTGAGCACGTTAATGATTTCAAGAATCACAGCCTGCCATTGGCAaggatcaagaaaatcatgaaggcAGATGAAGATGTTAGAATGATATCTGCGGAAGCACCAGTTGTATTTGCTCGGGCTTGTGAGATGTTTATCCTTGAGTTGACACTCCGTGCATGGAACCACACTGAGGAGAACAAAAGGAGGACACTCCAGAAAAATGACATTGCAGCAGCTATAACAAGGACAGACATATTTGATTTCTTGGTTGACATTGTTCCAAGAGAGGACTTGAAAGATGAAGTGCTTGCATCAATTCCTAGAGGGAACCTACCTGTTGGAGGCCCTGCCGAGGGTCTCCCATACAATTATTATATGCCTATGCAATCTGCTCCTCAGATTGGAGCTTCAGGGATGTATATGGGGAAGCCTGCTGATCAAGCTCTTTATGGACAGCCTCCCCGTCCTTACATGGCTCAGCCAATCTGGCCCCAGCAACAGCAACAGCAACCACCATCAGACTCTTAA